The region AGAAGCGCTTGAACAGCTAGCCCATCAATTAAAGCATTTAGCAAAATTCCCCATGTTTCCAGGGAGACACCCTCCACAGGAGAGGCAGACCAGAGAGAAGTGAGCTGCTTAGATAGACTGTCGTTTTCAAAATGGAGCAGCTCATGCAGTTGTTCTTTTGTTTGTGCATTTTGAAAGCTGTAAGCAAGTAAGGAGAAGAAGAGGCGGTGATAAAAAGACTCCGATGTACAGCGTTCTTTGGCACCCGTGAGTGCGGCTTTTACTTTTTGAGTATGGGAAGTAGGGGTGTCTGCTATCTGATTCCATGAAGATTGGCATAGGTCCTTTACAATTTCAAGCAAGAGCTGCTCTTTTGTACGGAAATGATAATATACGGTTCCCTGCGTGACCCCGGCACCTTCAGCGACA is a window of Aneurinibacillus sp. REN35 DNA encoding:
- a CDS encoding TetR/AcrR family transcriptional regulator — protein: MAKPNVVSKKDLLESAKTRIVEYGLDKLTLKSVAEGAGVTQGTVYYHFRTKEQLLLEIVKDLCQSSWNQIADTPTSHTQKVKAALTGAKERCTSESFYHRLFFSLLAYSFQNAQTKEQLHELLHFENDSLSKQLTSLWSASPVEGVSLETWGILLNALIDGLAVQALLSDSFPTEKIYNELEILLTH